A genome region from Bacteroidetes bacterium SB0662_bin_6 includes the following:
- a CDS encoding HlyC/CorC family transporter, which translates to MTFAIILLILLMLVLSAFFSGSEIAFVVANRLRVEVVARRGGLVGRIVRDFMQDPSAFLTTTLVGNNIALVVFSTLTAIYLEDPLDHLWGAAGLGSSGIELAVLSTQTLAASVLVLVFGEILPKSVMRETANRAVFLLAVPLRISYYLLLPLVKTAAGAATLMMRLFRIETDSFVGFMRRDFEAIIQESRESGELDLDEEETEMLSNVFAMNALRVKESMAPRTEIEAVEEHTPVDELLRRFLETGHSKLPVYQKNIDHIVGMVFAYDLFHGPKTMEEIMRPAQFVPEAKRSKDLLREFLETNTSVAIVIDEYGGTAGLVTREDLLEELFGDIQDEFDSEKEALRQIGENRYIVAGRAEIDELGDRFGIVLPEGDYETLAGYLLDRIGSIPTQHEHFAFDGYRFDVLKAEVNRIELVRLTKLDA; encoded by the coding sequence ATGACGTTCGCGATCATTCTTCTCATTCTTCTGATGCTCGTTCTGAGCGCGTTTTTCTCGGGTTCCGAGATCGCTTTCGTGGTCGCGAACCGGTTGCGCGTGGAAGTGGTCGCCCGGCGGGGGGGGCTTGTGGGGCGCATCGTACGCGACTTCATGCAGGACCCGTCCGCGTTCCTCACGACGACGCTGGTCGGCAACAACATCGCGCTCGTCGTCTTTTCCACGCTCACGGCGATTTACCTGGAGGATCCGCTTGATCACCTCTGGGGCGCGGCGGGTCTGGGCAGTTCGGGCATCGAGCTGGCCGTACTTAGTACGCAAACGCTGGCAGCCAGCGTGCTCGTGCTGGTATTCGGCGAGATTCTGCCCAAATCCGTCATGCGCGAGACGGCGAACCGGGCGGTTTTCCTACTCGCAGTTCCTCTGCGCATATCCTATTATCTGCTGCTGCCCCTCGTCAAAACGGCAGCCGGAGCAGCTACATTGATGATGCGCCTGTTTCGTATAGAGACAGACTCCTTCGTCGGGTTCATGCGTCGTGACTTCGAAGCCATCATTCAGGAAAGCCGCGAAAGCGGCGAACTCGACCTGGATGAAGAAGAAACCGAGATGCTCTCGAACGTTTTTGCCATGAACGCCCTCCGCGTGAAGGAATCGATGGCGCCGCGTACGGAAATAGAGGCCGTCGAAGAGCACACTCCCGTCGATGAATTGCTGCGCCGGTTCCTTGAAACAGGACACTCCAAGTTGCCTGTCTACCAGAAGAACATCGACCATATCGTGGGGATGGTCTTTGCGTACGACCTGTTTCACGGTCCGAAAACCATGGAGGAAATCATGCGCCCGGCGCAATTCGTACCGGAGGCCAAGCGATCGAAAGACCTGCTGCGCGAGTTCCTCGAAACAAACACGTCGGTGGCTATCGTGATCGACGAATACGGCGGAACGGCCGGTCTGGTGACGCGCGAGGACTTGCTGGAAGAACTCTTCGGAGACATACAGGACGAGTTCGACAGTGAGAAAGAAGCGCTCCGGCAAATTGGCGAGAACCGGTACATTGTGGCAGGGCGCGCGGAAATCGACGAATTGGGCGACCGGTTCGGAATCGTGCTGCCCGAAGGAGATTATGAAACCCTTGCAGGCTATTTGCTGGACCGGATCGGCTCCATCCCCACGCAGCACGAACACTTCGCCTTCGACGGATACCGGTTCGACGTCCTGAAAGCCGAAGTCAACCGGATCGAGCTGGTCCGCCTCACGAAACTCGACGCCTGA
- the floA gene encoding flotillin-like protein FloA (flotillin-like protein involved in membrane lipid rafts) yields the protein MESLFTTVGLLIIALIVLFFVFLLYFVPIGLWVTAYFSGVRLKLFRDLVGMRLRKVPPYTIVKPLITAHKAGIYVDTPQLEAHYLAQGNVQKVVNALISADKASIDLSFERATAIDLAGRDVFEAVQVSVNPKVIETPAVSAVAKDGIQVRAIARVTVRANIERLVGGAGEETIIARVGEGIVSTIGSSETHALVLENPDSISKVVLSKGLDSGTAFEILSIDIADVDVGENIGAKLQTDQAEADLQVARAKAEERRASAVAREQEMRAAVQEQQAKVVSAEAEVPKALADALRSGNIGAMDFYTLRNVEADTRMRDSIGREGIDDEKK from the coding sequence ATGGAAAGCCTTTTCACCACGGTCGGCTTGCTGATTATCGCGCTGATCGTTCTTTTTTTCGTTTTTCTCTTGTATTTCGTGCCGATCGGGCTATGGGTAACCGCCTATTTCTCAGGGGTCCGGCTAAAGTTGTTCCGTGATCTGGTCGGGATGCGGTTGCGTAAGGTGCCGCCCTACACGATCGTCAAACCGCTCATTACGGCGCACAAGGCGGGGATATATGTCGATACGCCGCAACTCGAGGCGCATTATCTGGCCCAGGGGAATGTGCAAAAGGTGGTGAATGCGCTGATCTCTGCGGACAAGGCCAGCATAGATCTTTCCTTCGAACGTGCGACGGCCATAGATCTTGCAGGCAGGGATGTGTTCGAGGCCGTGCAGGTATCCGTCAACCCGAAGGTTATCGAAACGCCTGCGGTGTCTGCGGTGGCCAAAGACGGCATACAGGTGCGCGCTATTGCCCGTGTCACGGTGCGGGCCAATATCGAACGTCTTGTGGGCGGGGCTGGCGAAGAAACCATTATTGCGCGCGTCGGAGAGGGCATCGTGTCCACGATCGGTTCCTCCGAAACACACGCTCTTGTGCTGGAAAATCCCGATTCGATTTCCAAAGTGGTGTTGTCCAAGGGGCTCGATTCAGGCACGGCATTCGAGATTCTCTCCATTGATATTGCGGATGTCGATGTGGGCGAGAATATCGGGGCCAAATTGCAGACGGATCAGGCCGAAGCCGATTTGCAGGTAGCAAGGGCGAAAGCCGAAGAACGGCGCGCCTCGGCGGTGGCCCGGGAGCAGGAGATGCGCGCAGCCGTTCAGGAACAGCAGGCCAAAGTGGTTTCCGCCGAAGCGGAGGTCCCCAAGGCCCTGGCTGATGCGCTGCGTAGCGGCAATATCGGCGCCATGGATTTTTACACGCTGCGTAATGTCGAGGCGGACACGCGCATGAGGGATTCCATCGGACGCGAAGGTATTGACGACGAGAAGAAATAG
- the moaC gene encoding cyclic pyranopterin monophosphate synthase MoaC — MPDDASSLTHLDPEGGVRMVDVGSKPGSVRTATAAGRVCLGKEAFHAVVEGTVTKGDVLCTAQVAGIQAAKRTPGLIPLCHPVALAGVEVTFDFCEEDFSIEVRACTKAVGQTGVEMEALTAVTVACLTVYDMCKAISKDILITDIRLLAKAGGASGAYERAPKANRT; from the coding sequence ATGCCAGACGACGCTTCCTCCCTCACCCATCTCGATCCCGAAGGCGGTGTACGCATGGTGGATGTGGGGTCGAAACCCGGCTCTGTCCGCACGGCGACCGCCGCAGGGCGTGTCTGCCTGGGCAAGGAAGCCTTCCACGCCGTGGTGGAAGGAACCGTAACCAAGGGGGATGTGCTCTGTACGGCCCAGGTGGCCGGCATACAGGCGGCCAAGCGGACCCCCGGCCTTATCCCGCTATGTCATCCTGTGGCGCTGGCGGGCGTCGAGGTGACTTTTGATTTCTGCGAGGAGGATTTTTCGATAGAAGTGCGGGCTTGCACAAAGGCTGTCGGGCAGACAGGCGTCGAGATGGAGGCCCTGACCGCCGTTACCGTGGCGTGTCTTACCGTATACGACATGTGCAAGGCCATTTCGAAGGATATTCTTATCACGGATATCCGGTTGCTGGCCAAGGCCGGCGGCGCAAGCGGCGCATATGAACGTGCTCCGAAGGCGAACCGCACGTAA
- a CDS encoding D-tyrosyl-tRNA(Tyr) deacylase, which produces MVALIQRVREASVQVEGEEVGCIGAGMLILFGAHRTDTETELDWLVGKCARLRIFPDEEGRMNRSIAEIGGEVLVVSQFTLYGDVRRGNRPSFVDAAPPEQAEALYGAFVERLTAQLDAPVRTGVFGAMMDVHLVNDGPVTLWVERRHGA; this is translated from the coding sequence ATGGTTGCATTGATTCAACGGGTACGGGAGGCATCGGTACAGGTCGAAGGCGAAGAGGTCGGGTGCATAGGCGCCGGTATGCTGATCCTGTTCGGGGCCCACCGCACGGATACGGAAACAGAGCTGGATTGGCTGGTCGGCAAGTGCGCCCGCCTGCGCATTTTTCCCGACGAAGAGGGCAGGATGAATCGCTCGATCGCCGAAATCGGCGGGGAGGTGCTCGTAGTATCCCAGTTCACGTTGTACGGGGACGTGCGGCGCGGCAACCGGCCCTCCTTCGTGGATGCAGCGCCGCCCGAACAGGCCGAGGCGCTGTACGGAGCGTTCGTGGAACGCCTGACTGCTCAACTCGACGCCCCCGTCCGGACCGGCGTGTTCGGCGCCATGATGGATGTGCATCTTGTGAACGATGGGCCGGTGACGCTTTGGGTAGAACGCCGCCATGGCGCATAA
- the rdgB gene encoding RdgB/HAM1 family non-canonical purine NTP pyrophosphatase, giving the protein MILLLSTRNPGKIAEIRLLLSDLPIALRSVSEIDGAPFVEEDADTLEGNARKKAETLHAFGGLPALADDTGLEVDALGGLPGVQSARFAGLQADDAANRRKLLADLQAARDRSARFRTVIALADETGTRFFEGVCRGTIIDEERGSKGFGYDRIFVPEGGNRTFAELDAEEKNAISHRGAALRRLAAYLHDQAG; this is encoded by the coding sequence ATGATCCTTCTTCTTTCCACGAGGAATCCGGGCAAGATCGCCGAGATACGTTTGCTATTGTCGGACCTGCCGATTGCGCTGCGTTCCGTTTCTGAGATAGACGGGGCGCCGTTCGTTGAGGAGGATGCCGACACATTGGAGGGCAATGCGCGCAAGAAAGCCGAAACGCTTCATGCCTTCGGCGGTCTTCCTGCTCTGGCTGACGATACAGGCCTGGAAGTGGATGCGCTCGGCGGATTGCCCGGCGTGCAGTCGGCCCGATTTGCGGGATTGCAGGCCGACGATGCGGCGAACCGCCGGAAATTGCTCGCCGATCTGCAAGCCGCCCGGGACCGGTCCGCCCGTTTTCGTACCGTGATTGCTTTGGCGGACGAGACGGGCACCCGCTTTTTTGAGGGCGTTTGCCGGGGTACGATCATTGATGAAGAGCGGGGGAGCAAGGGCTTTGGGTATGACAGGATTTTTGTGCCGGAAGGCGGCAACCGTACATTTGCGGAGCTGGATGCGGAGGAAAAGAATGCCATAAGCCACCGGGGCGCGGCGCTCCGGCGCCTTGCAGCGTATCTCCACGATCAGGCAGGTTGA
- the rpsU gene encoding 30S ribosomal protein S21 codes for MSVGVKVRDSESIDRALRRFKRAVNRSRILRIYRANMAFTKPSEERRIAREKSHRMSRKHSRRH; via the coding sequence TTGTCTGTAGGAGTCAAGGTTCGAGACAGCGAATCCATCGATCGCGCCCTGCGCCGTTTCAAACGGGCCGTGAACCGCAGCCGTATTCTTCGCATCTATCGCGCGAATATGGCCTTCACGAAGCCCTCCGAAGAACGGCGAATCGCCCGCGAGAAATCGCATCGCATGTCCAGAAAACATTCCAGAAGGCACTGA